In the Lepidochelys kempii isolate rLepKem1 chromosome 3, rLepKem1.hap2, whole genome shotgun sequence genome, one interval contains:
- the HTR1B gene encoding 5-hydroxytryptamine receptor 1B yields MEQAAPCQPAPDNLKVLQTNDSYHDRNCSAAEGIYQDATPLSWKIVLTIILALITLATMLSNAFVIATVYQTRKLHTPANYLIASLAVTDLLVSILVMPISTMYTVTGKWTLGQIVCDVWLSSDITCCTASILHLCVIALDRYWAITDAVEYSTKRTPKRAAGMIALVWVFSISISMPPLFWRQAKAEEVSDCVVNTDHILYTVYSTVGAFYFPTLLLIALYGRIYVEARSRILKQSPTKTGKRLTRAHLITDSPGSSSSVTSINSKAPEASSPIGSPVYMNQVKVKISDALLEKKKLTAARERKATKTLGIILGAFIVCWLPFFIITLVLPICKDACWFHMAIFDFFTWLGYLNSLINPIIYTMSNEDFKQAFHKLMRFRCTS; encoded by the coding sequence ATGGAGCAAGCGGCTCCCTGCCAGCCAGCACCCGACAACCTGAAGGTGCTTCAGACCAATGACTCGTACCACGACCGCAACTGCAGTGCAGCGGAAGGGATCTACCAAGATGCCACTCCGCTCTCCTGGAAGATAGTCCTCACCATTATCTTGGCTCTTATCACTCTCGCCACCATGCTCTCTAATGCATTTGTAATTGCAACCGTCTACCAGACGAGGAAATTGCACACTCCGGCCAACTATCTCATAGCCTCCCTGGCTGTCACGGACCTTCTTGTGTCTATCCTTGTCATGCCCATTAGCACCATGTATACTGTGACGGGGAAATGGACTTTGGGCCAGATCGTCTGCGATGTATGGCTATCTTCGGATATTACTTGTTGCACAGCCTCCATCCTCCACTTGTGTGTCATCGCCCTGGACAGATACTGGGCGATCACCGATGCAGTTGAATATTCTACGAAAAGGACTCCCAAGAGGGCAGCGGGCATGATCGCTTTGGTCTGGGTCTTCTCTATCTCCATTTCCATGCCGCCTTTGTTTTGGCGTCAAGCGAAAGCGGAAGAAGTTTCTGACTGTGTGGTGAACACAGACCACATACTGTACACCGTTTACTCCACAGTGGGAGCCTTCTACTTCCCCACCTTGCTGCTGATAGCCCTCTATGGAAGGATCTATGTGGAAGCCAGATCTCGGATTTTGAAACAGTCGCCAACGAAAACAGGCAAAAGATTAACAAGGGCTCATTTAATAACCGACTCCCCCGGATCATCGTCATCTGTCACCTCCATAAACTCGAAGGCCCCAGAGGCTTCCAGTCCAATCGGATCTCCTGTATATATGAATCAGGTCAAGGTGAAGATCTCGGATGCCCTTCTGGAGAAAAAGAAGCTCACGGCTGCTAGGGAGCGAAAAGCTACCAAGACTTTAGGGATTATTTTAGGAGCCTTCATTGTCTGTTGGTTGCCCTTCTTCATCATCACCTTGGTGTTGCCTATTTGCAAGGACGCTTGCTGGTTCCACATGGCCATCTTTGACTTTTTCACCTGGCTAGGATATCTCAACTCTTTAATCAATCCCATAATCTATACAATGTCCAATGAAGACTTCAAACAAGCTTTTCATAAACTGATGCGTTTTAGATGCACAAGCTGA